From the Candidatus Eisenbacteria bacterium genome, one window contains:
- a CDS encoding aminoglycoside phosphotransferase family protein, protein MPAHNTQPKAVEGDGERTRLMRVTLERGLTQVSGRPVRIRAFHSEFYPGSTSFRTEKLRVQLDDGRRLSVFFKDLNPRNLLHVARRIRARELHSSRLEWRMYRAFLSSERLGTPRLYASLWQPQRGLTWLFLEDVGNLELNFVGKLEIWLAAARWAARLHAMTRHLPPARTRFIPRLGRAHYRGCAEEAERRFSALTQAERRLMRQALDQYRARAHRLTELPQSVIHGQFFGGNILLRRWPAAQRITVVDWESAAYGPSYLDVVSLSSGRWTKRQKAALRNAYFEEYQAATGKRLEWESFCRDLNDLGLYQALTYLAPTMRKTSIRYLVAKRKRWIRELRGLLEERGVCSTRPD, encoded by the coding sequence ATGCCGGCGCACAACACGCAGCCGAAAGCCGTGGAGGGAGACGGGGAGCGGACGCGCCTGATGCGCGTGACCTTGGAGCGCGGGCTCACGCAGGTATCAGGGAGGCCGGTCCGGATTCGCGCATTCCACTCCGAATTCTACCCCGGCAGCACCAGCTTCCGGACGGAGAAGCTGCGCGTGCAGCTGGACGACGGTCGGCGGCTCTCGGTCTTCTTCAAGGACTTGAATCCGCGGAACCTGCTCCACGTGGCGCGCAGAATCCGAGCCCGGGAGCTCCACTCCAGCCGCCTCGAATGGCGCATGTACCGCGCCTTCCTCTCGTCCGAGCGGTTGGGGACCCCTCGACTCTACGCGTCGCTCTGGCAGCCCCAGCGGGGGCTCACCTGGCTCTTTTTGGAGGACGTGGGAAATCTCGAGCTGAACTTTGTCGGCAAGCTCGAAATTTGGCTGGCGGCCGCGCGCTGGGCGGCGCGTCTTCACGCGATGACGCGTCACCTGCCGCCGGCGAGAACCCGATTCATCCCGCGCTTGGGCCGCGCCCACTATCGGGGCTGCGCCGAAGAGGCCGAACGACGCTTCTCCGCTCTCACCCAGGCGGAGCGGCGCCTGATGCGCCAAGCGCTCGACCAATACCGCGCGAGGGCACACCGCCTGACGGAGCTGCCTCAGAGCGTCATTCACGGCCAATTTTTCGGCGGCAACATTCTGCTGCGGCGGTGGCCGGCGGCCCAGCGCATCACGGTGGTGGACTGGGAATCGGCCGCCTACGGGCCGAGCTACCTTGACGTCGTGAGCTTGAGCAGCGGACGCTGGACGAAGCGACAAAAGGCCGCGCTGCGAAATGCCTACTTCGAGGAATACCAGGCGGCGACCGGGAAGCGGCTGGAGTGGGAGTCGTTTTGTCGGGATCTGAACGACCTGGGTTTGTACCAGGCCCTGACCTATTTGGCGCCCACGATGAGGAAGACGTCGATCCGCTACCTGGTCGCCAAGCGGAAACGCTGGATCCGGGAGTTGAGAGGGCTGCTGGAAGAACGCGGCGTCTGTTCTACACGCCCGGACTGA
- a CDS encoding ABC transporter ATP-binding protein, translating to MAGSRYTDWAICRRLLRQARPYWPHLVGLFLLSLLAAPLQLLNPLPLKIAVDSVIGSHPLPHFLAGVLPESLAHSKALLLLLAAGMLIAIALVVQPHGVATWWLQTYIGERLVLDFRARLFAHMQRLSLSYHDTRGTTDSTYRIQYDALSPQNLAITGIIPLATVAVTLAGMVYVLDRIDRHLAAVALAVCPILFLLSHTFGQRVRRRWRDLKKLDSSAMSVVQEVLSAVRVVKVFGREEHEQRRFLRHSNERFQGQVDIAVQQGWFDLLVGLTIAAGTAVVLFVGVTGVRTGRLTLGELLIAMTYLGQIYPSLRTLSKKLTDIQSGLAGAERAFLLLDQTPEVAERPDARPLKRSRGAVTFRDVSFSYDKAHPVLECVTFEVAPGTRLGILGRTGAGKTTLVSLLTRFYDPDAGAILLDGTDLRDYKLSDLRNQFAIVLQETVLFATTIAENIAYGRPGASEQKILEAARHASIHDFIASLPDGYETQVGERGMKLSGGERQRIALARAFLKDAPVLILDEPTTSVDSATEAAILNALDLLMRGRTTFVITHHPRLLEWCDTRLVLEHGRLGSQLDAKLG from the coding sequence ATGGCCGGCTCTCGATACACCGATTGGGCGATCTGTCGGCGGCTGCTGCGCCAAGCCCGACCCTACTGGCCTCACCTGGTCGGTCTCTTTCTTCTGAGCTTGTTGGCCGCCCCGCTCCAGCTCCTGAACCCGCTGCCGCTGAAGATCGCGGTGGACAGCGTGATCGGATCGCATCCGCTGCCGCACTTTCTGGCGGGCGTCCTCCCCGAATCTCTCGCGCACTCGAAAGCGCTGCTCCTGCTTCTGGCGGCGGGGATGCTGATCGCCATCGCGCTCGTCGTTCAGCCGCACGGCGTGGCGACCTGGTGGCTGCAGACGTATATCGGAGAAAGGCTGGTATTGGACTTCCGGGCGCGTCTCTTCGCGCACATGCAGCGCCTTTCGCTTTCTTATCACGACACCAGGGGCACGACCGACTCGACCTACCGCATCCAGTACGACGCCCTCTCCCCGCAGAACCTCGCCATTACCGGGATCATTCCGCTGGCCACCGTGGCGGTGACGCTCGCCGGGATGGTCTACGTGCTGGACCGTATCGACCGGCACCTGGCGGCGGTCGCCCTTGCCGTTTGCCCCATCCTCTTCCTCCTCTCCCACACCTTTGGACAGCGGGTGCGCCGCCGCTGGCGAGACCTGAAGAAGCTCGACAGCTCGGCCATGTCCGTGGTGCAGGAAGTGCTTTCCGCGGTGCGGGTGGTCAAGGTCTTCGGACGGGAGGAGCATGAGCAGCGCCGCTTCCTCCGGCATTCGAACGAGCGATTCCAGGGTCAGGTGGACATTGCCGTTCAGCAAGGCTGGTTCGACCTCCTGGTGGGCTTGACCATCGCGGCCGGCACGGCCGTCGTGTTGTTCGTCGGCGTGACCGGTGTCCGGACCGGCCGGTTGACGCTCGGCGAGCTGCTGATCGCGATGACCTACCTCGGACAGATCTATCCCTCGTTGCGGACGCTCAGCAAGAAGCTGACCGACATCCAATCGGGCCTGGCAGGCGCCGAGCGGGCATTCCTGCTGCTAGACCAGACGCCGGAGGTGGCGGAGCGGCCGGACGCCCGGCCGCTGAAGCGGAGCAGAGGCGCCGTCACGTTCCGCGACGTCTCGTTCTCGTACGACAAGGCGCACCCGGTCCTAGAGTGCGTCACCTTCGAGGTCGCGCCGGGGACGCGGTTGGGCATCCTGGGGAGGACCGGCGCGGGAAAGACAACCCTGGTCAGCCTCTTGACCCGCTTCTACGACCCGGACGCCGGAGCGATCCTGCTCGACGGGACCGATCTGCGCGACTACAAGCTCTCCGACCTCCGCAATCAGTTTGCGATTGTCTTACAGGAGACGGTTCTCTTTGCGACCACGATCGCCGAAAACATCGCCTACGGCCGGCCCGGCGCCTCAGAGCAGAAAATCCTCGAAGCGGCCAGGCACGCCAGCATCCACGACTTCATCGCCAGCCTGCCCGATGGCTACGAAACTCAGGTGGGCGAACGGGGGATGAAGCTCTCCGGCGGCGAGCGCCAGCGGATCGCCCTGGCACGGGCGTTCCTGAAGGACGCGCCCGTCCTCATCCTGGACGAGCCGACCACCTCGGTGGATTCGGCGACGGAGGCGGCGATACTGAACGCCCTCGACCTGCTCATGCGCGGCCGCACCACGTTCGTCATCACGCATCATCCTCGATTGCTGGAGTGGTGCGACACAAGGTTGGTGTTGGAGCACGGGCGGCTCGGATCACAACTGGACGCTAAGCTGGGCTAG